In Deltaproteobacteria bacterium, one DNA window encodes the following:
- a CDS encoding B12-binding domain-containing radical SAM protein gives MRVLLISPLARAGTFPKSSWMPLGVGFVASELRRRGHAVSVFDRLALAGRIGPDKPSVNRAMLDRYRSFKPDLIGFHTVSPMMYDTVDSISLLEAHFQGPMVAGGHHATALPELTLRRIPALKAVVEGEGEVPLAQIADGDAPEAIPGVWWRKETGEIVHTPPKQTEDLDRFPVPALDLLDMKFYTRPNLTKVYGHYLSSASVIGSRGCLHRCDFCAVRGTQGRGVRFHSAEYVVEWIKRVLKDYPVEGFYFHDSDFLMDTSRTETLCESFRREGLHKKIKWAVQTRADHIEPGILKQLKRSGCVLIALGVESSIQHQLKAVHKGGSVEGNERAIRLIKEAGMAVLANMLIGFEGETASDIESKLDWLARVSPTFYAVRHLLYFPSTSLYERRGGRFLEDNEWTEANLTGYYVDSGSNAPLYGTYKRLEAQRRRRFDPWRRRIAFLRMNSPRNAIRYWIDGHKKQEPERLA, from the coding sequence TTGAGAGTACTGCTCATTTCTCCTCTGGCCCGGGCCGGAACCTTTCCCAAATCGAGCTGGATGCCTCTTGGTGTGGGATTTGTCGCGTCCGAGCTCAGAAGAAGAGGTCACGCGGTTTCCGTGTTTGACCGCTTGGCTCTGGCGGGCCGGATCGGACCCGACAAGCCGTCGGTCAACAGGGCCATGCTGGACCGTTACCGCTCTTTCAAACCGGACCTGATCGGTTTCCACACCGTCTCTCCCATGATGTACGATACGGTGGACAGCATCTCTCTGCTGGAGGCGCATTTCCAGGGTCCTATGGTGGCGGGCGGTCATCACGCCACCGCCCTCCCCGAACTCACCCTGAGAAGAATCCCGGCCCTTAAGGCCGTTGTGGAGGGGGAAGGCGAGGTACCTCTGGCCCAGATAGCGGATGGGGACGCTCCGGAGGCCATCCCCGGGGTATGGTGGAGGAAAGAAACGGGTGAAATCGTCCACACGCCTCCGAAGCAAACAGAAGACCTCGACCGTTTTCCCGTTCCCGCACTGGATCTGCTGGATATGAAGTTCTACACCCGGCCAAACCTGACCAAAGTATATGGGCACTACCTTTCTTCCGCATCGGTCATTGGCTCACGGGGGTGTTTGCATCGATGCGATTTCTGCGCGGTCCGGGGGACCCAGGGAAGGGGTGTCCGATTTCACAGCGCCGAGTACGTTGTCGAGTGGATAAAGCGCGTACTCAAGGATTATCCCGTGGAAGGATTCTACTTTCATGACAGCGACTTTCTCATGGACACCAGTCGGACGGAGACCCTGTGCGAGAGCTTTCGCCGGGAAGGCCTTCATAAGAAAATAAAGTGGGCCGTGCAAACCCGGGCGGACCATATCGAACCGGGGATCTTGAAGCAGTTGAAACGGTCCGGTTGCGTGTTGATTGCGCTTGGCGTCGAATCCTCCATTCAGCATCAACTGAAGGCCGTTCACAAAGGAGGATCCGTCGAAGGGAACGAGCGGGCCATCCGTCTGATCAAAGAAGCGGGCATGGCGGTCCTGGCCAACATGCTCATCGGGTTCGAGGGCGAAACGGCGTCCGACATCGAAAGCAAGCTGGATTGGCTGGCGCGCGTTTCTCCCACGTTCTACGCGGTCCGGCATTTGTTGTATTTCCCATCCACATCGCTGTATGAACGGAGAGGCGGAAGGTTCCTTGAAGACAACGAATGGACCGAGGCGAATCTTACCGGATACTATGTGGATTCGGGTTCGAACGCTCCATTGTACGGAACATACAAACGGTTGGAAGCGCAACGGCGGAGGCGTTTCGATCCCTGGCGTCGTCGCATAGCGTTCTTGCGGATGAATTCACCGCGCAATGCAATAAGATATTGGATCGACGGGCACAAGAAGCAAGAACCGGAACGGCTTGCCTGA
- a CDS encoding response regulator transcription factor — MQANAADKKQILLVDDHTLFREGLKVLLRENPRFSVAGEAGTVFEACERVELMKPDLVLMDIALPDKSGIEGVRFIKEKQPSTKVVMISMYSNIDFVIKSIRAGAVGFIVKDSTPDILLKALATVSEGHYYFDHKVLDEIVQFMLAQVDEETRVSDERYDRLTPREQEIMRLVAQGLSSKQIANKLNISPKTVENHRGKLMEKLELDSVIDLVKYAAALGIIEIRGSQE, encoded by the coding sequence ATGCAAGCGAATGCGGCGGATAAGAAACAAATTCTTCTCGTGGACGATCACACCCTGTTTCGGGAGGGCCTGAAGGTACTCCTCCGAGAGAACCCAAGATTCTCGGTGGCCGGGGAAGCCGGCACGGTGTTCGAGGCGTGCGAGAGGGTCGAACTGATGAAACCCGATCTGGTGTTGATGGACATCGCCCTGCCCGATAAGAGCGGTATCGAGGGCGTGCGCTTCATCAAAGAAAAACAGCCCTCGACCAAGGTGGTCATGATCAGCATGTATTCCAACATCGATTTTGTGATCAAATCGATCAGGGCAGGGGCCGTCGGTTTCATCGTGAAAGACTCGACGCCGGACATTCTGTTGAAAGCCCTGGCCACGGTTTCCGAAGGTCATTATTACTTTGACCACAAGGTGTTGGATGAAATTGTTCAATTCATGCTCGCACAGGTGGATGAAGAAACTCGTGTGTCGGACGAACGATACGATCGGCTGACGCCCCGCGAGCAGGAGATTATGCGCCTGGTGGCTCAGGGCCTGTCCAGCAAACAGATCGCAAACAAGCTGAACATCAGCCCCAAAACGGTGGAGAATCACAGGGGAAAGCTCATGGAGAAACTCGAGCTGGACAGTGTGATCGATCTGGTGAAGTATGCGGCGGCATTGGGAATCATTGAGATACGTGGATCGCAGGAGTAA
- a CDS encoding class I SAM-dependent methyltransferase — translation MAGHVCPFWAGYLLLSPLRRMLENPYTMLGPFVEEGMTVLEPGCGMGYFTLPLARMVGPGGRVVVVEIEPKMLSAVERRARKAGLLDRIVLCLASGEGPGVEGFLESVDFAPVLYMAHEVPDQAGFFLELWKAIKSGGRMLVLEPKFHVTPNDFERAVAAAESAGFRIEKRFDGRFTRNVLMGKP, via the coding sequence ATGGCAGGACATGTTTGTCCCTTTTGGGCAGGATACCTGCTCCTAAGCCCCTTGAGGAGAATGCTCGAAAATCCTTACACCATGCTGGGTCCGTTTGTTGAAGAAGGCATGACCGTTCTCGAGCCCGGCTGTGGCATGGGCTATTTCACCTTGCCGTTGGCCCGGATGGTCGGTCCCGGAGGTCGGGTGGTCGTGGTGGAGATCGAGCCCAAAATGCTTTCCGCCGTGGAACGCCGGGCTCGTAAAGCGGGTCTTTTGGACAGGATCGTGCTTTGCCTTGCCAGTGGCGAAGGACCCGGGGTGGAAGGATTCCTCGAGTCGGTGGATTTTGCCCCCGTCCTCTACATGGCGCATGAAGTGCCCGATCAGGCAGGCTTCTTTTTGGAGCTCTGGAAGGCCATCAAATCGGGGGGGAGAATGCTCGTTCTCGAACCCAAGTTTCACGTCACGCCGAACGACTTTGAACGGGCCGTAGCCGCAGCCGAGAGCGCCGGTTTCAGGATCGAGAAGCGTTTCGACGGAAGATTCACTCGAAACGTCCTGATGGGCAAGCCGTAG
- a CDS encoding ATP-binding cassette domain-containing protein: MFEARGVMVFYENMLALNNISLNCAPERIVGIFGANSAGKSTLMYTLSGIMLDIRKKEEMAGGERITIRGEILFEGKNIIEAKASDRAKRGIVLCPERRRIFPESSVLENLKIGAYLATSKQAKETLEYVFGIFPALIPLKKRLGGFLSGGEQQMLAIGRALMAQPRLLLLDEPLLGLSPAIQYLLSKTIKEIRDHRKTSIIVAEQYARPIMPIIHYGYILENGAAVLEGSREELLDNPDVKSAYFGVG; encoded by the coding sequence ATGTTTGAGGCCAGAGGCGTCATGGTGTTCTACGAGAACATGCTGGCCCTGAACAACATCAGCCTGAATTGCGCGCCCGAACGGATCGTGGGTATTTTTGGAGCCAACAGCGCCGGCAAGTCCACCCTCATGTATACCCTGTCCGGAATCATGCTCGATATCCGGAAGAAGGAAGAAATGGCCGGCGGTGAACGGATTACCATCCGAGGTGAAATTCTCTTCGAGGGAAAGAACATCATCGAGGCCAAGGCTTCGGACCGGGCCAAGCGGGGTATTGTGCTCTGTCCGGAGAGGCGAAGGATTTTCCCGGAAAGCTCGGTACTGGAAAACCTGAAAATAGGAGCCTATCTCGCCACGAGCAAACAAGCCAAAGAGACCCTAGAATACGTATTCGGCATCTTTCCGGCCCTGATTCCTTTGAAGAAGCGGCTGGGAGGCTTCCTCAGCGGTGGAGAGCAACAAATGCTGGCCATCGGCCGCGCCCTAATGGCCCAGCCCAGACTGCTGCTCTTGGATGAACCACTATTAGGCCTGAGTCCGGCCATCCAGTATCTCCTGTCTAAAACGATCAAGGAAATCCGGGACCATCGAAAGACGTCGATTATCGTGGCAGAGCAATACGCGCGTCCCATCATGCCGATCATACACTATGGCTACATTCTCGAAAATGGCGCCGCGGTTCTGGAAGGTTCCAGAGAGGAGCTGCTCGATAACCCGGACGTAAAGTCCGCTTATTTCGGCGTTGGATAG
- a CDS encoding c-type cytochrome, translating to MVFSRTCPMFHVRNRILMAGVIPALIMLSLSIIVPAAAAKGNVVVSGDIVTLGEEIFFDKNLSRPAGQSCASCHDPGVGFADPDTDLPVSKGAVRTRFGNRNAQTIAYAMFCPPRYYDDINLTVAIPEGQYKGGLFWDGRASTLEAQAKQPFLNPLEMHNCDKTMVVQSVHRSRYAALFKNIFGRSVFNSVDFAYECISQALAAYMRSPEVSPFTSKYDYVKRGMAAFTDSESRGYQLFQPMGKGHCANCHEEGTMKLFTNFGHQNLGTPRNPDLPYYNLPRSLNPDGVNYIDRGLGDSLRSAGYSEEEASMEDGKFKIPCLRNCAVTPPYTHNGYHQTLREVIVFNNTRDLPDANWPESEVAENVHRHPMAMPGTLGRLGLTDQEIDDLVAFLQTLTDGYRP from the coding sequence ATGGTATTCAGTCGCACGTGTCCCATGTTTCACGTAAGAAATCGTATCCTCATGGCCGGGGTCATTCCCGCCTTGATTATGTTATCCCTTTCAATCATCGTCCCTGCCGCGGCGGCAAAGGGCAATGTCGTTGTTTCGGGTGATATTGTCACCCTCGGAGAGGAAATATTTTTTGATAAGAATCTATCCCGACCGGCCGGACAGTCCTGCGCGTCCTGTCACGATCCGGGTGTCGGATTCGCCGACCCGGACACTGACCTTCCGGTCTCGAAGGGCGCCGTTCGCACCCGATTCGGAAACCGCAACGCTCAGACCATCGCTTACGCGATGTTTTGCCCCCCGCGTTATTATGATGACATCAACCTGACTGTTGCAATTCCGGAAGGCCAATACAAGGGAGGTTTGTTTTGGGACGGACGCGCGAGCACTCTGGAGGCACAGGCCAAACAACCCTTTCTTAATCCGCTTGAGATGCATAACTGTGACAAGACAATGGTGGTTCAATCTGTTCACAGGTCCCGATACGCCGCCCTTTTCAAGAATATTTTCGGCCGCTCGGTATTCAATTCCGTCGACTTTGCCTACGAATGTATTTCGCAGGCCTTGGCGGCCTATATGCGATCTCCGGAGGTAAGTCCGTTTACGTCCAAATACGATTATGTAAAACGAGGAATGGCTGCATTCACGGATTCCGAGTCGAGAGGGTATCAGCTATTCCAGCCCATGGGAAAAGGGCACTGCGCCAATTGTCATGAAGAAGGAACGATGAAGCTCTTTACCAATTTCGGACACCAGAATCTCGGCACTCCGCGCAATCCCGATCTTCCATATTACAATCTGCCCCGCTCGCTTAATCCGGACGGCGTCAACTATATCGACCGGGGTTTGGGAGACAGTCTGCGTAGTGCGGGATACTCGGAAGAGGAGGCCTCAATGGAAGACGGCAAGTTCAAGATTCCGTGCCTCCGAAATTGCGCGGTTACCCCGCCCTATACGCACAACGGCTACCACCAGACGTTGAGGGAAGTCATCGTTTTCAACAACACCCGGGATCTGCCCGATGCGAATTGGCCTGAGTCGGAAGTGGCGGAAAATGTCCATCGGCATCCGATGGCCATGCCGGGGACTTTGGGACGCCTCGGTTTGACTGACCAGGAGATCGACGATCTCGTCGCATTTCTCCAGACGCTAACGGACGGTTATAGACCGTAG
- a CDS encoding ABC transporter ATP-binding protein, with product MTSDPILRAHELSKAFGGVQALSMVSFELYPGDVLGVIGPNGSGKTTLVNCITGFVKSDSGDVYFKGKRITNLPPHKIAGMGVTRTFQIMRPYYSLSAYKNLVIPLFSPRARRTGGWRGGGKLGSRDTVAVDILEEIGFERDSYVPYKLASALPTGYLKRLELARCLALRPEIIICDEVFSGLSMSEMASMVPLIERLQMEGISLVMIEHRLRELFRVANRVMVLNFGLKLLEGVPEEVVKDERVKEAYFGSEEVFGYV from the coding sequence ATGACATCGGATCCGATCCTGCGGGCCCACGAACTCAGCAAAGCTTTCGGCGGAGTTCAGGCCCTGTCAATGGTCAGTTTTGAATTGTATCCGGGCGACGTACTGGGCGTGATCGGCCCCAACGGTTCGGGAAAGACCACACTGGTCAATTGCATCACCGGATTCGTCAAGTCCGATTCCGGTGACGTGTATTTCAAGGGAAAAAGGATCACGAATCTGCCCCCCCACAAAATCGCCGGCATGGGCGTAACCCGCACTTTTCAGATCATGCGTCCCTATTACAGTCTTTCAGCCTACAAGAATCTCGTGATCCCGCTGTTTTCTCCTCGCGCCCGGCGTACAGGCGGGTGGCGGGGCGGAGGAAAGCTGGGCAGCCGGGACACGGTAGCCGTGGATATCCTCGAGGAGATCGGGTTCGAGCGCGATTCCTATGTGCCCTACAAACTGGCCTCCGCGCTGCCCACCGGCTACCTGAAAAGACTCGAGTTGGCCCGCTGCCTGGCTTTGAGGCCGGAAATTATCATCTGCGACGAAGTGTTTTCCGGTCTTAGCATGAGCGAAATGGCCAGCATGGTGCCGCTCATCGAGCGATTGCAGATGGAGGGGATCAGTCTGGTAATGATCGAACATCGCTTGCGGGAGCTGTTTCGGGTGGCCAACCGCGTGATGGTGCTGAATTTCGGGCTCAAGCTCCTGGAAGGGGTACCGGAAGAAGTGGTCAAGGACGAGCGGGTAAAGGAGGCGTACTTCGGCTCGGAGGAGGTATTCGGCTATGTTTGA
- a CDS encoding AMP-binding protein, with the protein MHTETTFTRFDGICQKYPRHTAIVFLGTKFSYEKLDDLVRRFAAGLTRLGVGKGDRVVIYLSNCVQLVVAFLAVQRLGGVVVLVSPIYTSREIDFMIRDSGAETIICHDTNFGYVRDIFEGSPLKHVVITNLLDLLPFSKRALAALFDVAPHGKVLRGPEISSFKDVIASPPTRVETIIDPRKDLSYILYTGGTTGFPKGVPGNHWGHTSYVNDIMEHVLRGRAMEGGDTYIAVNPLFHIMALGLFMAVGLNLGNTTVLMPVPQIDAILEAVRRYKVRWFLGVPTLYRMILENDRLDRYDLKSLTYCYCGGDVLPREVYNRWKQKFGIPIYQVYGSTEAGHVTYSRIDAGEPPPNSIGAPLPTRICKVVDPETLEILPPGRPGELIVTSRHTLKEYLNRPEETEMSYVNLDGEVYYRTGDFVEEGKDGQIYYIERSADILKHKGYRVSASEIEAVLQDHECIIGACVVGVPDEKVGDRVKAIVVMKEDAKGVGAQELMAWCRQRLAPYKVPSYIEFRDMLPKSKVGKLLRREIREEERRKLEKEKFST; encoded by the coding sequence TTGCACACGGAAACGACATTTACCAGATTCGACGGGATCTGCCAGAAATATCCGCGCCACACGGCTATTGTTTTTCTGGGCACGAAATTCTCGTATGAAAAGCTCGACGATCTGGTCCGGCGGTTCGCCGCCGGTCTGACGCGCCTCGGCGTGGGCAAAGGCGACAGGGTGGTCATTTACCTGTCCAATTGCGTTCAACTCGTCGTCGCGTTTCTGGCAGTGCAGAGGCTGGGCGGCGTGGTCGTTCTCGTTTCACCGATCTACACTTCGCGTGAAATCGATTTCATGATCCGCGACTCGGGGGCGGAGACCATTATTTGCCACGATACGAACTTTGGATACGTTCGAGACATTTTTGAAGGAAGTCCTCTGAAGCATGTGGTAATAACCAATCTGCTCGATTTGCTGCCCTTTTCCAAACGTGCGCTGGCCGCTCTGTTCGATGTTGCGCCCCATGGTAAAGTGCTCCGAGGCCCTGAGATTTCGAGTTTCAAGGATGTGATCGCATCTCCGCCCACACGAGTGGAAACCATTATCGATCCCAGGAAGGATTTGTCCTACATCCTTTACACCGGCGGAACCACCGGTTTCCCGAAGGGAGTGCCCGGCAATCACTGGGGTCATACGTCATACGTGAACGATATCATGGAACATGTGCTCCGAGGGCGCGCGATGGAAGGCGGCGATACCTACATCGCCGTTAACCCGCTGTTTCATATCATGGCCTTGGGACTGTTTATGGCCGTGGGTCTGAACCTCGGAAACACGACAGTGCTCATGCCGGTACCCCAGATCGACGCGATTCTGGAGGCTGTACGGCGCTACAAGGTCCGATGGTTCCTGGGCGTTCCAACTCTGTATCGCATGATCCTGGAAAACGATCGTCTCGATCGCTACGATCTCAAAAGCCTGACATACTGTTATTGCGGTGGAGACGTACTCCCCCGGGAAGTGTACAACCGCTGGAAACAGAAGTTCGGCATACCCATCTACCAGGTATATGGATCCACGGAGGCCGGCCATGTCACCTATAGCCGGATCGACGCAGGCGAGCCCCCGCCCAATTCCATCGGGGCGCCTTTGCCGACCCGGATCTGCAAAGTGGTGGATCCGGAGACTCTGGAGATTCTCCCCCCCGGCCGGCCGGGCGAACTGATCGTAACCTCCCGGCACACATTGAAGGAATACCTGAACAGACCCGAAGAGACTGAAATGTCCTATGTGAATCTCGACGGTGAAGTCTATTACCGCACCGGGGATTTTGTCGAGGAGGGCAAAGACGGGCAAATCTACTACATCGAGCGCTCGGCCGATATACTCAAGCACAAAGGTTATCGCGTGTCCGCTTCCGAAATCGAAGCGGTCCTGCAGGACCACGAGTGCATCATCGGGGCTTGCGTGGTAGGAGTTCCCGACGAAAAGGTGGGCGACCGGGTGAAAGCCATCGTGGTAATGAAAGAAGACGCCAAGGGAGTCGGGGCTCAGGAACTCATGGCGTGGTGTCGACAGCGCCTGGCGCCCTACAAAGTGCCGAGCTACATCGAGTTCCGAGACATGCTTCCCAAATCTAAGGTTGGAAAGCTGTTGCGCCGCGAGATCCGGGAAGAAGAGCGCAGGAAGTTGGAAAAGGAGAAGTTTTCAACCTGA
- a CDS encoding NAD(P)-dependent alcohol dehydrogenase: MKAFVMKRIGEVGFFEKPVPTPGPNDAIIKTTAGLVCTTDCHTVNGSIGERANLTIGHEAAGIVWALGSEVRTVQLGDRVSVNAITPCYRCHACQRGDTSQCGGVLSGWKFSNIKDGTFAEYFHVNDADANLAPLPDTVSDEAACYASDMMSTGFMGAETARIPIGGTVAIFAQGPVGLMATAGAHLLGAGLIIAVDKRPNRLELSKWYGADVALNFTEVDPEEEIMDITDGVGVDACIEAIGSQMAFDSCIRVTRPGGNIVNLGIHSDGDSVDIPRTAWGMGMKEQTIRSVLCPGGKERMQRMLRLIERNRVDPTKLTTHRFHFDQLDVAFQMMATKEDNIIKPLISF, from the coding sequence ATGAAAGCGTTCGTGATGAAGCGAATCGGTGAAGTGGGCTTTTTCGAAAAACCGGTGCCCACGCCCGGGCCCAACGATGCGATTATCAAGACAACGGCGGGTTTGGTATGCACCACGGACTGCCACACAGTGAACGGATCCATCGGTGAACGCGCCAATCTGACCATCGGACACGAAGCAGCCGGTATCGTTTGGGCGCTGGGGAGCGAAGTGCGTACTGTCCAGTTGGGTGACCGCGTATCCGTCAACGCCATAACGCCCTGCTACCGTTGTCATGCCTGCCAGAGAGGCGATACGTCGCAATGCGGCGGAGTCCTCAGCGGCTGGAAGTTCTCGAACATCAAGGACGGCACCTTCGCCGAGTACTTTCACGTGAACGACGCCGATGCGAATCTGGCGCCGCTGCCGGACACGGTGAGCGACGAGGCCGCTTGTTACGCCTCGGACATGATGTCCACCGGGTTCATGGGCGCGGAGACGGCTCGTATTCCTATTGGGGGCACGGTGGCCATATTCGCCCAGGGCCCCGTCGGCCTTATGGCCACTGCGGGCGCGCATCTTCTCGGCGCGGGACTGATCATTGCCGTTGACAAGAGGCCGAACCGGCTCGAGCTTTCCAAGTGGTACGGCGCCGACGTCGCGCTGAACTTTACGGAGGTGGATCCTGAAGAAGAAATCATGGACATCACGGACGGCGTCGGTGTGGATGCGTGCATCGAGGCCATCGGTTCCCAGATGGCCTTCGATTCGTGTATACGAGTAACCCGGCCCGGAGGGAACATCGTAAACCTGGGTATCCACAGCGATGGCGACTCCGTGGACATTCCCAGGACCGCCTGGGGCATGGGCATGAAGGAACAGACCATTCGAAGCGTGCTCTGTCCGGGGGGCAAGGAACGCATGCAGCGCATGCTGCGTCTGATCGAGAGGAATCGGGTGGATCCCACCAAACTCACCACCCATCGATTCCATTTCGATCAGTTGGACGTGGCCTTTCAGATGATGGCCACCAAGGAAGACAACATCATCAAACCGCTTATCAGTTTCTAA
- a CDS encoding PAS domain S-box protein — translation MEEKPTYQELEDRLRSMENVFQSYKQMAEPWREARKRFYSLSNRTQDGIYNYNLSIHKYVYTNPSFIKMFGHPCKDIVTTDSAFERIHPEDRHKLQRKIEASMLGQKEGDEAEYRCISSDGSIRWLHDRWIVLRNEQDVPTAIEGIVRDVTDMKDMISIRDYLESLLNSCMDAIIVTNEKGGITFANKGAEELFHLDRSDIIGSFIGEIIRNNVEGLQNIYQFLLKQAPVSNYECEAKLLNGAKVPLLISSAFLRDGKGKSMGIISYMRDISVRKQAEEHIRMLSQQLIRSQEVERSSIARDLHDHLAQNLYSLNIQLAAFMKSIAPPAGESEDHAKRIMDSLQNIMGDVRKMVFNIHPTSLDTLGLTNTIHNLCKNLSQLYDLEIDFKTAGMESLELNFDVKIAIYRLVQEGLNNIAKHAQAAKATVRLVNSFPKIILRIEDNGRGFDVGSIMETGTRNGSLGIWSMKERVAVLNGAMIIRSREPVGTRILVEIPYEQERPYASECGG, via the coding sequence GTGGAAGAAAAGCCGACCTATCAGGAACTCGAAGATCGACTCCGTTCGATGGAGAACGTGTTCCAGTCCTACAAACAGATGGCCGAGCCATGGAGAGAAGCCAGAAAACGATTCTACAGTCTTTCCAATCGAACACAGGACGGGATCTACAATTACAACCTGTCGATTCATAAGTATGTATATACGAATCCGTCCTTCATAAAGATGTTCGGACATCCGTGCAAGGATATCGTTACTACGGATTCGGCCTTCGAGAGGATACACCCTGAAGACAGGCACAAGCTGCAGAGGAAGATCGAGGCCTCGATGCTGGGGCAAAAGGAGGGTGACGAAGCCGAATATCGTTGCATTTCTTCGGACGGCTCCATTCGATGGCTCCACGACCGCTGGATCGTGCTACGGAACGAACAAGATGTCCCAACAGCCATAGAAGGTATCGTTCGTGACGTTACCGACATGAAAGACATGATCAGTATTCGGGACTACCTGGAGAGCCTGCTGAACAGCTGCATGGACGCCATCATCGTCACGAACGAAAAAGGAGGCATCACCTTTGCCAACAAAGGGGCCGAGGAGCTGTTCCATCTCGATCGGTCGGATATCATCGGAAGCTTCATAGGGGAAATCATAAGGAATAATGTGGAAGGCCTGCAGAACATTTACCAGTTCCTGCTGAAACAAGCGCCTGTTTCCAACTATGAGTGCGAAGCGAAGCTGTTGAACGGCGCCAAGGTGCCTCTCCTGATATCGAGCGCCTTTCTTCGAGACGGAAAAGGAAAAAGCATGGGCATCATCAGTTACATGAGGGATATATCGGTTCGGAAACAGGCCGAGGAGCACATACGAATGCTCTCCCAGCAGCTCATCCGGTCCCAGGAAGTCGAAAGAAGCAGCATTGCGCGGGACCTTCATGACCATCTGGCCCAGAATCTGTACTCTCTGAACATTCAGCTGGCCGCGTTCATGAAAAGTATAGCGCCCCCTGCCGGCGAGAGCGAGGACCACGCCAAACGTATTATGGACTCGTTGCAGAATATCATGGGCGACGTGCGAAAAATGGTGTTCAACATTCATCCCACGTCCCTGGACACACTGGGACTCACCAATACGATTCACAACCTGTGTAAGAACCTTTCGCAGCTCTACGACCTGGAGATCGACTTCAAAACAGCGGGCATGGAATCCCTCGAACTGAACTTCGATGTGAAGATCGCCATCTACAGGCTGGTTCAAGAGGGCCTGAACAACATTGCCAAGCACGCCCAGGCTGCAAAGGCCACCGTGCGTTTGGTGAATTCTTTCCCCAAGATCATTCTTCGCATCGAAGATAACGGACGGGGCTTCGATGTGGGCTCCATCATGGAAACGGGAACCCGAAACGGCAGCCTCGGCATTTGGAGCATGAAGGAACGGGTGGCCGTGCTGAATGGAGCAATGATCATACGATCGCGGGAGCCGGTAGGCACGCGGATCCTCGTAGAAATTCCCTACGAGCAAGAGAGACCCTATGCAAGCGAATGCGGCGGATAA
- a CDS encoding lipid-binding SYLF domain-containing protein encodes MSQAVPVRANDAQSASQLVEKACMTMDNFMSDSKMGAFRDLLKQAKAVVIAPQFLEGAFMVGASGGSAVAMVRDDKDGQWSAPAFYRIGGASFGLQIGGKSSELVLLAMTERGKNALLGNSVKLGVDAGLAAGPIGMGAEAATANLSADIVSFSRSRGLYGGIALDGAVIATRDSLNEAYYNKKVSPTDIFVRREVTNPQTACLIRNLPGSAQDEVATAVGGY; translated from the coding sequence ATGTCTCAGGCAGTTCCCGTACGTGCGAATGACGCGCAGAGCGCCAGTCAATTGGTTGAAAAAGCATGTATGACGATGGACAACTTTATGAGTGACTCAAAGATGGGAGCTTTCAGGGATCTTCTCAAGCAGGCGAAGGCCGTGGTCATCGCTCCGCAGTTTCTGGAGGGCGCATTCATGGTCGGCGCTTCGGGAGGAAGTGCGGTAGCCATGGTCCGTGATGACAAGGACGGCCAGTGGAGCGCTCCCGCTTTTTATCGCATTGGTGGAGCAAGTTTTGGTCTTCAGATCGGCGGGAAGTCTTCCGAACTGGTTCTTTTGGCCATGACGGAGCGAGGCAAGAATGCACTTTTGGGAAACAGTGTTAAGCTTGGCGTGGACGCCGGCCTTGCGGCAGGCCCGATCGGCATGGGTGCTGAAGCGGCCACAGCCAACCTCAGTGCGGACATCGTGAGCTTTTCCCGTTCGAGGGGCTTATACGGCGGCATCGCACTGGACGGCGCAGTAATTGCGACACGAGATTCTCTGAATGAGGCTTATTACAACAAGAAAGTGTCTCCCACGGATATTTTTGTCCGCCGTGAGGTGACGAACCCCCAGACCGCCTGTTTGATCCGGAATCTTCCGGGATCAGCACAGGACGAAGTGGCCACTGCCGTTGGGGGATATTGA